A region of the Longimicrobium terrae genome:
CCCCCCTCCCCCGGCCCCTCCCCGTGCAAACTGCCGCACGGAGAGGGGAGAAGGACAACTCATCTCGTTTCGGAGGGTGTGGCGCGGCCGCGGGTACCCCTCTCCCCCCGGCCCCCTCTCCCGCAAGCGGGAGAGGGGGAGACCTCAGCGCGAAGGCCGGCTTCGGCGCGCGTCCCCGTGTGACGCCCTCACCCCGCGCGCTCCGCGCGACGACCCTCTCCCACGCACAGATGTGGGAGAGGGAGCACACCCCAGCCGGGCGCGGAACGCCAATCGTGGTTGAAGCCCCGAACCGGACGCGCCAGCGGCCGGTGTCGGGGGTTGGCGCTGTTTGAGCGGCGGATTCATCCGCTCCGGAAACCGTCCCGCCGGGCAGAGACTCCGCCCATCGAGATAAACTCTCCGCCCCGAATAACCCTCCCCCAGTCTTTTTTGGGGGAGGGTGGGCCGGTGGTGCCGGCCCGGGTGGGGGCCGCCCGCGAACTCCGCCCCGCGCACGTCCGTTCCCTCGCACTCACGCACCCAGCACCCCGCACTCACGCACTTCCCGTCACGGGAGATTGTCGCGCAGCAGCGCCAGAACCGCCTCGGGGTTGTCGGTGTTGATCCAGTGCCCGCCCTCCACCAGGTGCAGGTGCACGCGGCCGTTCGCCGTGCCCGCGGCCTGCACGCGGTGCATCGACTCGTCATCCAGCGTGCTGCTCTGCGTCGCCTTGACGAAGTGGATCTCCGTTCCCGCCGGCGGGCGCACCACCGTCTCCCACAGATCCGTGCGAAAGAAGTCGCGCAGCATCTCCTCGAGCACGTCGAAATCCACGCGCCAGCGGTACTTGCCGTCCACGGGCTCCAGGTTGATGGCCATCCACTGCCCCAGCCCCTCCGGATACCCCGCCGCCACCAGCCCCGCCACCGCCTCCGCGCGCGACGCGAACTCCGGCGGCAGCGCGCGGATGACGTTGATCATCTTCCACGCGCTCCCCTCGGGCTCGCGCACGGCGGGAGTGGAATCCATCACCCACACCTGCCTGAGCCCGCCGTCCGCGTGGTGCTGCGCGTACATCAGCGCCACCTTGCCGCCGAACGAGTGGCCCATGACCGCCGCGGCGTGAAAGTTCAGGCTTTCCACCATGCGGTCCACGTCACCGGCGGCGGCGGCAAGGGTGTGGGGGCCGCTGAACCCGTGAGAGCCGCCGTGGTTGCGCAGGTCCACCAGCAGCACGCCCCACTCCGGCCGCGCCTCCACCAGCCGCCGCGCGATGGTGCCCCAGTTGCGGCCGCTTCCGTAAATGCCGTGCAGCACCAGCAGCCACCGCTCGGGCGTGGCGCCGGCGCCCACGACGCGGGCGTGGTGCAGAATGGGAGCGGTGGTCGCGTCAGTCATCGGCCTGGTCCATCAAAACGGGAATCGCGCGGAACGCCCACAAACTACCCGCCCCGCCGCTTGCGCGCGACCGGCAGTGCAATCCGCCGGCCCTTCCCCGTCCCGCAGTCCGCCTTCAGGAGAAACCAGAGGCCGCCGCAACCCTCCCCCAGTCTGTTTTGGGGGAGGGTGGGCCGGTGGTGCCGGCCCGGGTGGGGGCCGCCGTGGAGCCGGGGGGGGTTGACCATCCGCCGGATTCAATTATCTTAGCTCTGTGATTCTTAGCGCAGAGGTGACCGATGGACGAAAGCAGGGAAGGGATCGATCGGGCGCTCAAGCTGTCGGTGGTGCTTTCCCGGGCCGCGTCGTCGGTCGCGCGGCATGCGCAGGCAGATGCGGCGCGCCACGGGCTGACCATGGCCGAATTCGCGGTGCTGGAGGCCCTGTACCATGGCGGCCGGCCGCTGATGCTGGGCGAGGTGCAGCGCAAGATCCTGGTGACCAGCGGCGGCGTGACGTACCTGATCGACCGGCTGGCGCAGAAGGGGCTGGTGGAGCGCCGCAACTGCGGCAAGGACCGGCGCGCCATCTATGCCGCGCTCACGCCCGACGGCCAGGCGAGGATGGACGAGATCTTTCCCGTTCACGCACGCGCCCTGACCCACGCGCTGAACGGTTTGACGGCGGAGCAGCAGGAGCAGGCCATCAGCCTCCTCCGTACGCTGGGCAGGCACGCCGCGGAGGCGTGCCTGGGGGAAGAATAGATCTTTCCGCCGTCCATATATCTTAGAAGTAAGAATCAGAGCACTGTAGCATCGCGACGCCTGAACGGCCCACGGCGGAGCGAACCTGAAGGACCGGGCCCCACATCACAAATCTGGAGATCGCGACATGAGCAACTCGACGGAAGCCACCAGCGGCGTCACCACCTGGAACATCGACCCGGCGCACACCACGGTCGAATTCTCGGTCAAGCACCTGATGATCAGCACCGTGCGCGGCCACTTCGGCGCGGTGACGGGCACCATCGCGCTGGACGAGGCCAACCCGCTGAACTCCACCGTCACGGCGGAGATCGACGTCACCAGCATCGACACGCGGCAGGCGCAGCGCGACGAGCACCTTCGCTCGGCGGACTTCTTTGACGTGGCGCAGTTTCCGTCCATCAAGTTCACCAGCACGCGCGTGGAGCGTGACGGCGACCACTACGACGTGATCGGCAACCTGACGATCCGCGACGTGACCAAGGAAGTCGTCCTGCACACCAGCGACGAGGGCCGCGCCGGCGATCCGTGGGGCGGACAGCGCGCCGCGTTCAGCGCCACCACCAAGGTGGACCGCCGCGACTTCGGCCTGACGTACAATCAGGTGCTGGAAACGGGCGGTGTGATGGTGGGCACGGACATCAAGATTTCGCTGGAGATCCAGGCCGTAAAGGCCTGATCCACCGCGGATCGATCGAATACGGCCCCGCCCGCGGCGGGCGGGGCCCACGGGCCGGGACACACGAGGAGACGGACGATGAAGCTTTCCACCGCGGGCATCCACCACATCACCATGGTGTCTGCCGACGCCCAGCGAACCGCGCGCTTCTACCGCAACGTGCTGGGGCTGGGGCTGGTGAAGAAGACCGTCAACTTCGACGATCCCGGCGCGTACCACCTGTACTTTGGCGACGAGACGGGCGCGCCCGGCACCATCCTCACCTTCTTTGAGTGGGGCGACGCGCCGCACGGCCGTCCGGGGATTGGCGGGGTGCACCACGTGGCGCTGGGCGTGGCGACGGACGAGGCGCTGCTCAAGTGGAAGCGGCGGCTGACGGACGCCGGCGTGCACACCAGCGGGCCGTACGACCGCGGCTACTTCACCAGCCTGTACTTCCGGGACCCGGACGGGCAGATCGTGGAGATCGCCACCGCCGGGCCGGGCTACGACATCGACGAGCCGGTGGAGGCGCTGGGCCAGAAGCTGCTGCTGCCGCCGGAGCGCATCGTCGTCGGCCACCGCGACGAGGCGGCCATCGCGGCGCTCACGCATCCGGAACCGGTGCCGTCCATTACGCCCGACATGGCGCTGCACGGCATTCACCACATCAGCGGCATCACCGACGATCTGGTGCGCGCGGGCGAGTTCTACGAGCAGGCGCTGGGATTGTCGATGGTCAAGAAGACCGTCAACCGCGACGACCCGAATCAGCTGCACTACTTCTGGGGCGCGTACGACGGAACGCGGGTGGCGCCGCACAGTTCGTGGACGCTCTTCGGCTGGCCGGGAAGCTGGAACAAGGCGCGCGGCGGCGTGGGGCAGACGCACCACGTGGCGTTCCGGGCGAAGGACGATGACGAGCAGGCGGCGTGGGTGGATCACCTGCGCGCCATGGGCGTGGAACCGTCGCCCATCATGGAGCGCACGTACTTTCGCAGCATCTACTTCCGCGCGCCGGACGGGCTGCTGCTGGAGATCGCCACGGACGGCCCCGGCTTCGCGGTTGACGAGTAGCCGGGCGCGCTGGGGAGCGGATTGATGCTCCCGGCGTGGCTGGAAGCGGAACGCGCGCAGATCGA
Encoded here:
- a CDS encoding alpha/beta fold hydrolase, whose translation is MTDATTAPILHHARVVGAGATPERWLLVLHGIYGSGRNWGTIARRLVEARPEWGVLLVDLRNHGGSHGFSGPHTLAAAAGDVDRMVESLNFHAAAVMGHSFGGKVALMYAQHHADGGLRQVWVMDSTPAVREPEGSAWKMINVIRALPPEFASRAEAVAGLVAAGYPEGLGQWMAINLEPVDGKYRWRVDFDVLEEMLRDFFRTDLWETVVRPPAGTEIHFVKATQSSTLDDESMHRVQAAGTANGRVHLHLVEGGHWINTDNPEAVLALLRDNLP
- a CDS encoding VOC family protein, which gives rise to MKLSTAGIHHITMVSADAQRTARFYRNVLGLGLVKKTVNFDDPGAYHLYFGDETGAPGTILTFFEWGDAPHGRPGIGGVHHVALGVATDEALLKWKRRLTDAGVHTSGPYDRGYFTSLYFRDPDGQIVEIATAGPGYDIDEPVEALGQKLLLPPERIVVGHRDEAAIAALTHPEPVPSITPDMALHGIHHISGITDDLVRAGEFYEQALGLSMVKKTVNRDDPNQLHYFWGAYDGTRVAPHSSWTLFGWPGSWNKARGGVGQTHHVAFRAKDDDEQAAWVDHLRAMGVEPSPIMERTYFRSIYFRAPDGLLLEIATDGPGFAVDE
- a CDS encoding MarR family winged helix-turn-helix transcriptional regulator produces the protein MDESREGIDRALKLSVVLSRAASSVARHAQADAARHGLTMAEFAVLEALYHGGRPLMLGEVQRKILVTSGGVTYLIDRLAQKGLVERRNCGKDRRAIYAALTPDGQARMDEIFPVHARALTHALNGLTAEQQEQAISLLRTLGRHAAEACLGEE
- a CDS encoding YceI family protein → MSNSTEATSGVTTWNIDPAHTTVEFSVKHLMISTVRGHFGAVTGTIALDEANPLNSTVTAEIDVTSIDTRQAQRDEHLRSADFFDVAQFPSIKFTSTRVERDGDHYDVIGNLTIRDVTKEVVLHTSDEGRAGDPWGGQRAAFSATTKVDRRDFGLTYNQVLETGGVMVGTDIKISLEIQAVKA